One Dermacentor andersoni chromosome 6, qqDerAnde1_hic_scaffold, whole genome shotgun sequence genomic window carries:
- the LOC126522232 gene encoding uncharacterized protein → MAEEAERFVAVGKQLGLEGTALQEFLREERAVHRERLKEQEQRKREDDERDKARSDRRLLEIEKELELLRAKSDCASSSGGSESLPNAGLVTAQFAGVSPQRLLAPFNDKSDDLDAYLTRFERVAEAHGWAREQWATALSTCLTGEALSVFGRMPASEALAYDKVKRALLRRFRLTEEGFRKKFRTEAPQDDEAPSQFFARLENYWERWVHLSEATISYEGIKDLLLAEQFLENCEPALAMFLKEKKSRDTLDMLQRADEYVSARDTINFGKREAQQGGQAGENPDADRGRRQCHSGTGLRCYLCSRPGHVASQCTSTNKKPEPSNREQPAASNVLACLEEDGYFELKDGQHVPVVNLGTSPGMGDLPVVEGRVAGHTVKVLRDSGCNLVIVSRDLVQSSDMTGRYRAVYFIDRSVRTLPEARIRIDTPYYRGEVLAACMQDPLFDLILGNIEGARAPAEPDSAWGEAFVRDERDWAEPSMAESQPPAAAAVITRRQTQQQYSQAFRRLQVPSTLAGVTPEQMKRDQQRDTTLRKFFQLHREQRSGKCKGGGSFNIRVRDGLLYREYVPDSGSSTVQLIVPRQHRSKVLHLAHCGLMPGHLAKKKTADRILANFFWPGVHEDTRRFVASCDICQKTASSGSVGRAPLKKIPLGGPVRELAGLGLALQEYDFNVLSVKGAENVGAELA, encoded by the coding sequence ATGGCCGAGGAAGCGGAACGATTTGTTGCGGTCGGGAAGCAGCTGGGCCTGGAAGGGACAGCGCTTCAGGAATTTTTGCGCGAGGAACGAGCGGTGCATCGCGAGCGCCTTAAAGAACAGGAGCAGCGAAAGCGCGAAGACGATGAGCGCGACAAGGCGCGGAGCGACCGGCGTCTCCTCGAAATAGAAAAGGAGCTTGAGCTACTGCGCGCGAAGAGTGATTGCGCAAGCAGTAGTGGTGGCTCCGAAAGCCTGCCCAATGCAGGCCTAGTGACAGCGCAGTTCGCGGGGGTCAGTCCCCAAAGACTACTGGCACCCTTTAACGACAAGTCGGACGACCTCGACGCATACCTGACGCGCTTTGAGCGAGTGGCCGAAGCCCACGGATGGGCGAGGGAACAATGGGCCACGGCCCTCAGTACGTGCCTGACGGGCGAAGCCCTTAGTGTGTTCGGCCGCATGCCAGCGTCGGAGGCGTTGGCCTACGACAAGGTTAAACGGGCCCTCCTACGTCGTTTTCGCCTCACAGAAGAGGGCTTCCGGAAGAAATTCAGGACGGAAGCGCCCCAGGATGACGAAGCGCCATCGCAGTTTTTCGCCCGGCTCGAGAATTACTGGGAGAGATGGGTCCACCTCTCGGAGGCCACGATATCCTACGAGGGCATCAAAGACCTCCTCCTAGCCGAACAGTTTCTTGAAAACTGCGAGCCCGCGCTGGCGATGTTCCTGAAGGAAAAGAAGAGCCGGGACACCCTGGATATGCTCCAGAGGGCCGACGAATATGTGAGCGCCCGCGATACAATCAACTTCGGCAAGCGTGAGGCACAACAAGGAGGGCAAGCCGGGGAGAATCCAGACGCAGACCGAGGCAGGCGACAATGCCACAGTGGGACGGGGCTCCGTTGTTACCTATGCTCACGACCGGGACATGTGGCGTCACAATGTACGAGCACCAATAAGAAGCCGGAACCGTCGAACAGGGAGCAGCCGGCCGCTAGTAATGTTTTGGCTTGCCTTGAGGAGGATGGCTACTTCGAATTAAAGGATGGCCAGCACGTGCCCGTCGTAAATCTAGGCACTTCACCAGGCATGGGCGATCTGCCTGTCGTCGAGGGCCGGGTTGCCGGGCACACTGTGAAGGTCCTGAGGGACAGTGGCTGCAACCTCGTTATAGTCAGCCGTGACCTTGTCCAGTCGTCGGATATGACAGGCCGGTACCGAGCCGTCTACTTCATAGACCGTTCGGTAAGAACTTTGCCCGAGGCTCGAATCAGAATAGACACGCCCTACTACCGAGGAGAGGTCCTGGCGGCATGCATGCAGGACCCACTCTTCGACCTTATCCTGGGGAACATCGAGGGTGCCCGAGCCCCGGCCGAGCCAGACAGCGCGTGGGGTGAAGCCTTCGTGCGGGATGAACGCGACTGGGCGGAGCCCTCAATGGCAGAAAGCCAGCCTCCGGCTGCAGCTGCTGTTATCACACGCCGGCAGACACAACAGCAGTACTCCCAGGCGTTCCGGAGATTGCAGGTGCCGTCCACCCTGGCTGGGGTCACTCCCGAGCAAATGAAAAGGGACCAGCAGCGAGACACTACCCTGCGAAAGTTCTTTCAGCTACACAGGGAGCAGCGCAGCGGGAAGTGCAAGGGGGGCGGATCATTCAACATCCGAGTGAGGGACGGCCTGCTGTACCGTGAATACGTGCCAGACTCGGGATCGAGCACGGTGCAGCTGATAGTGCCGAGGCAACACCGCAGCAAAGTCCTGCACCTTGCACACTGCGGTCTAATGCCGGGTCACCTCGCAAAGAAGAAGACCGCGGACCGCATACTGGCCAACTTCTTTTGGCCGGGAGTGCATGAAGATACACGCAGGTTTGTCGCTTCATGCGACATTTGTCAGAAGACGGCCAGCAGTGGGTCTGTAGGGAGGGCACCGCTCAAAAAGATACCTCTAGGAGGGCCAGTTCGCGAACTCGCGGGTTTGGGCCTTGCCCTACAGGAGTACGACTTTAACGTGCTCAGCGTCAAGGGTGCGGAGAACGTGGGGGCCGAATTGGCATGA